A window from Candidatus Poribacteria bacterium encodes these proteins:
- a CDS encoding nucleotidyltransferase domain-containing protein translates to MPVRSLNSSVLRWPDSRLVHKSICQWAQEIVRCYKEIDRIGYFGSYARGDWGVGSDLDVIIIVRASRLPFERRAAVWDTNGLPVPVDLFVYTRDEWQSLQNKGQFYQTVMREIVWIYVRDRRSP, encoded by the coding sequence ATGCCCGTGAGATCATTGAATTCGTCCGTGCTCAGATGGCCTGACAGCCGGCTGGTGCATAAATCTATATGTCAATGGGCACAGGAAATCGTCCGGTGCTACAAGGAGATAGATCGCATCGGTTACTTCGGTTCCTATGCGCGGGGCGATTGGGGGGTGGGAAGTGATTTAGATGTAATCATAATTGTGAGGGCTTCTCGGTTACCTTTCGAAAGACGGGCTGCGGTATGGGATACAAACGGGCTGCCCGTACCGGTAGACCTGTTCGTCTATACACGTGATGAATGGCAATCGCTGCAAAATAAGGGGCAATTTTATCAAACGGTGATGCGGGAGATCGTCTGGATATACGTGAGAGACCGCCGATCGCCCTGA
- a CDS encoding sugar phosphate isomerase/epimerase: MKLSFSTLGCPDWDLEMIVRRAKEYGYEGIEIRGILRQFDLTRVPELTEGVAETRRLLESHGISVACISASSRFSSSDPDERRANLISAKAHMDIAKSFNALCIRVFGGQIPDGVEREKCENYIAESLRELGEYAESVGVKVVIETHDSFSTGEHLAAVLDKVDHPMVGALWDIHHPVKNGESPEDTMRYLSGKVFHVHVKDGDFTTYTMLGEGKVPTLKILRLLKGSGYDGYLSVEWEKAWHPELPDPEVALPQYARKLREYLSQIGG; this comes from the coding sequence ATGAAGCTTTCCTTCAGCACGTTAGGATGTCCCGACTGGGATCTGGAAATGATCGTCAGAAGGGCTAAAGAATACGGCTATGAGGGAATAGAGATAAGGGGGATCCTCAGACAGTTCGATCTGACGAGGGTACCTGAGCTGACAGAAGGGGTGGCGGAGACCCGAAGACTGCTCGAATCACATGGCATATCCGTAGCATGCATATCCGCATCATCGAGGTTCAGCTCCTCGGATCCGGACGAGAGAAGGGCCAACCTCATCTCGGCTAAGGCACACATGGATATCGCCAAATCCTTCAACGCCCTATGCATCAGGGTCTTCGGCGGTCAGATACCCGATGGTGTTGAAAGGGAGAAGTGTGAGAATTACATAGCCGAGTCATTAAGGGAGTTGGGCGAATACGCCGAGAGCGTGGGCGTTAAGGTGGTGATCGAGACACACGACAGCTTCAGCACGGGGGAACATCTCGCCGCCGTCCTGGATAAAGTCGATCACCCGATGGTCGGGGCGCTTTGGGATATCCACCATCCCGTCAAAAACGGCGAATCCCCCGAGGATACCATGAGATATCTCAGCGGAAAGGTCTTTCACGTGCACGTCAAGGACGGCGATTTCACCACCTACACGATGCTGGGCGAGGGGAAGGTGCCGACCTTAAAGATACTTCGCCTGTTAAAGGGGAGCGGCTATGACGGGTACCTCTCGGTCGAGTGGGAGAAGGCGTGGCATCCGGAGCTGCCAGATCCTGAGGTGGCGCTGCCGCAATATGCCCGCAAGCTCAGGGAATACCTGAGTCAAATAGGAGGATAG
- a CDS encoding HEPN domain-containing protein, which produces MPDRSRDWFNQAVRDLEQAEDSRRAGRHEWACFAAQQAAEKAVKALHLHRGQEAWGHVIARLLSELPEEITVPQRLIEQAHVLDNYYIPARYPNSHPEGAPFQHYGPLQSGEAIRYAREIIEFVRAQMA; this is translated from the coding sequence ATGCCAGATCGCTCTCGTGACTGGTTCAATCAAGCGGTGAGAGATCTAGAACAGGCAGAGGATTCCCGGCGTGCCGGACGCCACGAATGGGCCTGCTTTGCCGCACAACAAGCGGCGGAGAAAGCTGTAAAAGCTCTACATCTTCATCGTGGTCAGGAAGCATGGGGACATGTAATCGCAAGATTGCTTTCTGAATTGCCGGAGGAAATTACCGTTCCACAGAGATTAATAGAACAAGCCCATGTCCTTGATAACTATTACATCCCGGCACGATACCCTAACAGTCATCCGGAAGGAGCGCCATTTCAACACTACGGACCTTTACAAAGCGGGGAGGCGATCCGGTATGCCCGTGAGATCATTGAATTCGTCCGTGCTCAGATGGCCTGA
- a CDS encoding aconitate hydratase, which yields MALTLTEKIIGDHLVSGRMSPGEEIGIRIDQTLTQDATGTMAYLQFETLGIDRVKTMLSVSYVDHNTLQIGFENADDHRFLQSVAAKHGIYFSRPGNGICHQVHLERFAVPGQTLLGSDSHTPTAGGIGMLGIGAGGLDVAVAMAGEPFYMTMPEVIGVKLVGKLPPWVSAKDIILELLRRLTVKGGLGKVMEYFGDGVKHLSVPERATITNMGAELGATSSIFPSDEITWEFLRWQKRERDWRRLEADHGAEYAEVIEVNLGELEPLIACPHSPDKVRKVKDVEGLKVDQVAIGSCTNSSLKDMMTVAAILRGRKVHPDVSLVISPGSRQVLEELARNGALADMIAAGARVLECACGPCIGMGQAPPSGGVSVRTFNRNFEGRSGTKDAQVYLASPETAAATAIAGVITDPRELGKPITVSLPVSIRIDDSMIIPPARDPQKVHVIRGPNIKPVPTGKPMPKHLSCIVLLKVGDNITTDHIMPAGARILPLRSNIPAISDFVFERIDPTFPNRARELPEGTFAAVVAEHNYGQGSSREHAALAPMYLGVKLVIAKSFARIHRDNLINFGILPLTFIDEDDYRKIDKLDRIEIESLELQLRSGNDIAALNRTKGYEIKLRHDLSDRELEVLLSGGKLNYVRKRLKGQV from the coding sequence TTGGCTTTGACCTTAACGGAGAAGATAATCGGCGATCACCTTGTCTCAGGGAGGATGTCCCCTGGGGAGGAGATCGGCATAAGGATAGACCAAACCCTAACCCAGGATGCCACCGGAACGATGGCCTATCTTCAGTTTGAGACGCTGGGCATCGATAGGGTTAAAACAATGCTCTCCGTCAGCTATGTCGATCATAATACGCTTCAAATCGGATTCGAGAACGCCGATGATCATAGATTTCTCCAGTCGGTGGCAGCGAAACATGGGATATACTTCTCACGGCCGGGAAATGGGATATGCCATCAAGTTCATCTTGAACGGTTCGCCGTTCCAGGGCAGACCCTGTTGGGCTCCGACAGCCATACCCCTACTGCTGGCGGGATAGGAATGTTAGGGATAGGTGCGGGGGGATTAGACGTAGCGGTAGCGATGGCGGGCGAGCCGTTCTACATGACTATGCCCGAGGTGATAGGGGTTAAACTGGTGGGGAAGCTCCCGCCTTGGGTCTCAGCCAAAGATATTATACTGGAGCTTCTGCGAAGGCTGACGGTCAAAGGTGGACTTGGAAAGGTGATGGAGTATTTCGGAGATGGCGTTAAACACCTTTCAGTCCCCGAAAGGGCAACCATAACTAACATGGGTGCAGAGCTGGGCGCTACAAGCTCCATTTTCCCCAGTGACGAGATAACATGGGAGTTTCTGAGATGGCAGAAACGGGAAAGGGATTGGCGCAGGCTCGAAGCCGATCATGGTGCGGAGTATGCCGAGGTGATAGAGGTAAATCTAGGAGAGCTCGAACCGCTGATCGCCTGTCCCCATAGTCCCGATAAGGTCAGGAAGGTCAAGGATGTGGAAGGATTGAAAGTCGATCAAGTAGCGATCGGCAGTTGCACCAACTCATCGTTGAAGGACATGATGACCGTCGCGGCGATCCTCCGCGGCAGAAAAGTTCATCCGGATGTCAGCCTGGTTATATCGCCCGGATCGAGACAGGTTCTGGAGGAGCTAGCTCGAAATGGAGCCTTAGCCGACATGATAGCCGCTGGGGCGAGGGTGTTGGAGTGCGCCTGTGGCCCATGCATCGGTATGGGGCAGGCACCACCCTCCGGTGGGGTGTCGGTGAGAACGTTTAACCGAAACTTCGAGGGCCGGAGCGGCACGAAGGATGCACAGGTTTATCTGGCCAGTCCTGAAACGGCAGCCGCGACGGCCATAGCCGGCGTGATAACCGATCCCAGAGAGCTGGGAAAACCGATAACCGTCTCACTGCCCGTTTCGATCCGCATAGACGATAGCATGATCATCCCGCCCGCGAGAGATCCCCAAAAGGTTCATGTAATTCGTGGACCGAACATAAAGCCGGTACCGACCGGAAAGCCAATGCCCAAACACCTCTCATGTATCGTGTTGCTGAAAGTCGGAGACAACATCACCACAGATCATATCATGCCAGCCGGTGCAAGGATACTACCCCTCAGGTCGAATATCCCTGCTATCTCAGACTTCGTCTTCGAAAGGATTGATCCGACTTTCCCCAATAGGGCAAGGGAATTGCCCGAAGGGACTTTTGCTGCCGTCGTAGCGGAGCATAATTACGGTCAGGGCTCCAGCAGAGAACACGCCGCCCTCGCACCGATGTATCTCGGAGTGAAACTCGTCATTGCCAAATCCTTCGCCCGAATCCACAGGGACAACCTCATAAACTTCGGCATCCTCCCCTTAACCTTCATCGATGAGGACGACTATAGGAAGATCGATAAGCTGGATAGGATCGAGATCGAGTCCCTCGAGCTTCAACTTAGATCAGGAAATGATATCGCGGCGCTGAACAGGACGAAGGGATATGAGATAAAGTTGAGGCATGATCTCTCCGATAGGGAGCTTGAAGTGCTCCTTTCGGGGGGGAAGCTCAACTATGTCAGGAAGAGATTAAAAGGACAGGTATGA
- the smpB gene encoding SsrA-binding protein SmpB — protein sequence MKNITVNRRARHDYHILDTFEAGIELKGTEVKSLRQGKVSLKGAYATVEDGEMFLHDVYIAPYDAGSRLNHDPTRPRKLLMHKREIKRLAGLSRQPGYTLVPLRMYFNERGLVKVELALARGKSQYDKREAIKRAEDQRRIREARMQPRR from the coding sequence ATGAAAAACATAACGGTCAACAGAAGGGCGAGACATGATTACCACATACTGGACACCTTCGAGGCCGGAATAGAGCTTAAGGGAACGGAGGTCAAGTCGCTCCGTCAGGGAAAGGTAAGTCTGAAGGGGGCATACGCCACCGTCGAGGACGGTGAGATGTTCCTTCACGATGTTTACATAGCACCGTATGATGCCGGATCGAGGTTGAACCACGACCCCACTCGTCCGCGCAAGCTATTGATGCACAAGAGGGAGATAAAGAGGCTGGCCGGGTTGAGCAGACAGCCCGGCTACACCCTCGTGCCGTTAAGGATGTATTTCAACGAGAGGGGGCTGGTCAAGGTGGAGCTGGCCCTTGCCAGGGGGAAATCGCAATACGATAAACGGGAGGCGATAAAACGGGCGGAGGATCAAAGACGGATACGCGAGGCGAGGATGCAGCCCCGGAGATGA